In a single window of the Littorina saxatilis isolate snail1 linkage group LG5, US_GU_Lsax_2.0, whole genome shotgun sequence genome:
- the LOC138966005 gene encoding putative defense protein 2: MAALTHNIPLLLMVTIMLMMTPPVESFHFGAPNFVCGSMRPLHPGVGQVYRPDTFPFIIQLSPDRAMPGDIVTVTVSGKTSLDKLNGTLSTVRGADNKPVTGFLTTPGDHFKLLNCTSLGKTVIGSGITHTQRLDTSTTSFRWRVPHDAVIGSHYNVRLTIVQRADTFWVGINNTLTVGQPARTSKPLTTSTNAGSASSNTGNASRVPSGAGGTGSAAAKSSSRMEARPSSTAALELQHSSESNLIVFILCGLLVNYQLTPNR; this comes from the exons ATGGCAGCCCTCACACACAACATCCCCCTGTTGCTGATGGTGACGATAATGTTGATGATGACGCCACCAGTTGAGAGCTTCCATTTCGGTGCCCCCAATTTCGTGTGTGGCTCAATGAGACCTTTACATCCGGGCGTGGGACAGGTGTACCGGCCTGACACCTTTCCCTTCATCATACAGCTCAGTCCTGACCGGGCCATGCCGGGGGATATTGTCACAG TGACGGTGTCAGGGAAAACCTCTCTGGACAAGCTGAACGGAACGCTGTCCACAGTGCGCGGAGCTGACAACAAGCCTGTGACCGGCTTCCTCACCACGCCCGGCGATCACTTCAAACTGCTCAACTGCACG TCGTTAGGCAAGACCGTGATTGGGAGCGGGATCACTCACACTCAGCGACTCGACACAAGCACGACATCCTTCAGATGGAGGGTGCCCCACGATGCTGTCATTGGATCGCACTACAACGTGAG GTTGACCATAGTTCAAAGGGCTGACACCTTCTGGGTCGGGATCAACAACACTCTCACAGTGGGTCAACCCGCGCGAACCTCCAAGCCCCTCACAACCTCCACCAACGCCGGAAGTGCGTCATCAAACACCGGAAATGCGTCACGCGTACCGAGCGGGGCGGGAGGCACCGGTTCAGCGGCAGCCAAGTCTAGCAGCAGAATGGAGGCACGTCCTTCCAGCACTGCGGCTTTGGAGCTTCAGCATTCCTCTGAGTCTAACCTG ATTGTGTTTATTCTCTGCGGTCTTCTCGTCAACTATCAGCTAACACCAAACAGATGA